A genomic segment from Klebsiella africana encodes:
- a CDS encoding DUF1198 family protein, protein MIWIGLATLVVVFVVGFRVLTSDSRRAIRRLSERLGITPVPLESMIDQLGKAAGNEYLRYLERPNEAHLQNAAQVLLIWQVAIVDASEKNLHYWYRLMQKARLAAPITDVQIRLAQGFLRELDPDVSDLHNLQQRYNDLFLPEDGVHWLH, encoded by the coding sequence ATGATCTGGATAGGACTGGCCACCCTGGTAGTGGTGTTTGTTGTGGGATTTCGGGTGCTTACCTCTGATTCACGCCGCGCGATCCGCCGCCTGAGCGAACGCCTTGGCATTACGCCCGTCCCGCTGGAATCGATGATCGATCAGCTGGGAAAAGCCGCCGGTAATGAGTATTTGCGTTACCTTGAGCGGCCGAATGAAGCGCATCTGCAGAATGCCGCGCAGGTGCTGCTGATCTGGCAGGTTGCGATTGTCGACGCCAGCGAAAAAAACCTGCATTACTGGTATCGCCTGATGCAAAAAGCGCGTTTAGCGGCGCCGATTACCGACGTGCAAATCCGTCTGGCGCAAGGGTTTCTGCGCGAACTGGACCCGGATGTGAGCGATTTGCATAACCTACAGCAGCGCTATAACGACCTGTTTCTCCCGGAAGACGGCGTGCACTGGTTGCACTGA
- the nepI gene encoding purine ribonucleoside efflux pump NepI: MSHSNEAKPHARDLARPNWSAVFAVAFCVACLITVEFLPVSLLTPMALDLGISEGMAGQSVTTTAFVAMFSSLFITTVIGKTDRRYVVILFSLLLTLSCLLVSFADSFTLLLLGRACLGLALGGFWAMSASLTMRLVPMRVVPKALSIIFGAVSIALVIAAPLGSFLGGLIGWRNVFNGAAVMGVLCTLWVLKALPSLPGESAAQQQNMFGLLKRPGVMAGMCAIFMAFAGQFAFFTYIRPVYMTLAGFDVDGLTLVLLSFGIASFIGTSLSSVLLKRSVKAALAISPLVLTACAAALVLWGESKIVASTVAIIWGFAFALIPVGWSTWITRSLSDQAEKAGSIQVAVIQLANTCGAAVGGIALDHLGLLSPLVLSGILMLFTGLLVATKVKVNSPA, from the coding sequence ATGAGTCATTCAAATGAAGCCAAACCCCATGCACGCGATCTCGCGCGGCCAAACTGGTCGGCGGTCTTCGCGGTTGCTTTCTGCGTCGCCTGCCTGATTACCGTCGAGTTTTTGCCAGTCAGTCTGCTAACGCCGATGGCGCTGGATTTAGGCATCTCCGAAGGGATGGCCGGGCAGTCGGTAACGACGACAGCATTCGTCGCGATGTTTTCCAGCCTGTTTATCACCACGGTGATAGGTAAAACCGATCGCCGCTACGTCGTTATTCTGTTTTCGCTGCTGCTAACCCTTTCCTGCCTGCTGGTTTCGTTTGCCGATAGCTTCACCCTGCTGCTGCTGGGGCGCGCCTGTCTGGGCCTGGCGCTCGGCGGTTTCTGGGCAATGTCGGCCTCGCTGACCATGCGTCTGGTGCCGATGCGCGTGGTGCCGAAAGCGCTATCGATTATCTTCGGCGCGGTATCCATCGCGCTGGTGATCGCCGCCCCGTTGGGCAGTTTCCTTGGCGGGCTTATCGGCTGGCGCAACGTCTTTAACGGCGCGGCGGTGATGGGCGTGCTGTGTACGCTCTGGGTGCTGAAAGCGCTGCCATCGCTGCCCGGTGAATCGGCGGCTCAGCAGCAAAATATGTTTGGTCTGCTGAAGCGTCCGGGGGTGATGGCCGGAATGTGCGCCATTTTCATGGCCTTTGCCGGGCAGTTCGCCTTCTTTACCTATATTCGACCGGTATACATGACGCTCGCCGGTTTTGACGTCGACGGCCTGACGCTGGTGCTGCTGAGCTTTGGTATCGCCAGCTTTATCGGCACCTCGCTCTCCTCGGTGCTGCTCAAACGCTCGGTGAAAGCGGCGCTGGCGATCTCGCCGCTGGTGCTGACCGCCTGCGCGGCGGCGCTGGTGCTGTGGGGAGAAAGCAAAATCGTCGCCTCGACGGTGGCGATTATCTGGGGCTTCGCGTTTGCGCTGATCCCGGTGGGGTGGTCAACGTGGATCACCCGTTCCCTCTCCGATCAGGCGGAAAAAGCCGGGTCGATTCAGGTGGCGGTGATCCAGCTTGCCAACACCTGCGGCGCCGCGGTCGGCGGCATTGCGCTCGACCACTTAGGGCTGCTGTCGCCGCTGGTGTTGTCAGGAATATTAATGTTGTTTACCGGCCTGCTGGTGGCGACCAAAGTGAAGGTGAATTCACCCGCTTAA
- the ivbL gene encoding ilvB operon leader peptide IvbL, with protein MNATLIASTLLKTAPAAVVVVSVVVVVGNAP; from the coding sequence ATGAACGCAACCCTGATCGCTTCGACCCTACTAAAAACCGCGCCTGCCGCGGTGGTCGTCGTGTCTGTGGTGGTCGTCGTCGGCAATGCGCCGTAG
- the uhpT gene encoding hexose-6-phosphate:phosphate antiporter, translating into MLAFLNQVRKPTLDLPLDVRRKMWFKPFMQSYLVVFIGYLTMYLIRKNFNIAQNDMISTYGLSMTQLGMIGLGFSITYGVGKTLVSYYADGKNTKQFLPFMLILSAICMLGFSASMGAGSTSLFLMIAFYALSGFFQSTGGSCSYSTITKWTPRRKRGTFLGFWNISHNLGGAGAAGVALFGANYLFDGHVIGMFIFPSIIALIVGFIGLRYGSDSPESYGLGTAEELFGEAISEEDKETEENAMTKWQIFVEYVLKNKVIWLLCFSNIFLYVVRIGIDQWSTVYAFQELKLSKEVAIQGFTLFEVGALVGTLLWGWLSDLANGRRALVACIALALIIATLGIYQHASNQYVYLASLFALGFLVFGPQLLIGVAAVGFVPKKAIGAADGIKGTFAYLIGDSFAKLGLGMIADGTPVFGLTGWAGTFAALDAAAIGCICLMAIVAIFEERKIRREKKNRILQTA; encoded by the coding sequence ATGCTGGCCTTTCTGAATCAGGTGCGCAAGCCGACCCTGGATCTGCCGCTCGATGTGCGGCGCAAAATGTGGTTCAAACCTTTCATGCAGTCCTATCTGGTGGTCTTCATCGGCTACCTGACCATGTATCTGATCCGCAAGAACTTTAACATCGCGCAGAACGACATGATCTCCACCTACGGGTTGAGCATGACGCAGCTGGGGATGATTGGCCTCGGCTTTTCCATCACCTACGGCGTGGGCAAGACGCTGGTCTCTTATTATGCCGACGGCAAAAACACCAAGCAGTTCCTGCCGTTTATGCTGATCCTCTCCGCCATCTGTATGCTGGGCTTTAGCGCCAGCATGGGGGCGGGTTCAACCAGCCTGTTCCTGATGATTGCCTTCTATGCGCTGAGCGGCTTTTTCCAGAGCACCGGCGGTTCGTGCAGCTATTCCACCATCACCAAGTGGACGCCTCGCCGCAAACGCGGCACCTTCCTCGGCTTCTGGAATATCTCCCACAACCTCGGCGGCGCGGGCGCGGCGGGCGTTGCGCTGTTTGGCGCCAACTATCTGTTCGACGGCCACGTGATCGGCATGTTTATCTTCCCGTCGATTATTGCGCTGATCGTCGGCTTTATCGGTCTGCGCTACGGTAGCGATTCGCCGGAATCCTACGGCCTCGGCACGGCGGAAGAGCTGTTCGGCGAAGCGATCAGCGAAGAGGACAAAGAGACTGAAGAAAATGCGATGACCAAGTGGCAGATCTTTGTTGAGTACGTGCTGAAAAACAAAGTGATCTGGCTGCTGTGCTTCTCCAACATCTTCCTTTACGTGGTGCGTATCGGTATCGATCAGTGGTCCACCGTGTATGCCTTCCAGGAGCTGAAGCTGTCTAAAGAGGTGGCGATTCAGGGCTTTACCCTGTTTGAAGTCGGCGCGCTGGTTGGCACATTACTGTGGGGCTGGTTGTCGGATCTGGCCAACGGCCGCCGCGCGCTGGTGGCCTGCATCGCGCTGGCGCTGATTATCGCCACCCTTGGGATTTACCAACACGCCAGCAACCAGTACGTCTATCTGGCCTCGTTGTTTGCGCTGGGCTTCCTGGTGTTTGGTCCGCAGCTGTTGATCGGCGTCGCCGCCGTCGGCTTTGTGCCGAAAAAAGCGATCGGCGCCGCCGATGGAATCAAGGGTACCTTCGCCTATCTGATCGGCGATAGCTTCGCCAAACTGGGTCTCGGGATGATCGCCGACGGCACGCCGGTCTTCGGCCTGACCGGCTGGGCCGGCACCTTTGCGGCGCTGGACGCCGCCGCCATCGGCTGTATCTGCCTGATGGCCATCGTGGCTATCTTTGAAGAGCGTAAAATTCGCCGCGAGAAAAAGAACCGTATTTTGCAGACTGCCTGA
- a CDS encoding SRPBCC family protein, with protein sequence MKQSLQQSAIVWPEEYLPGTTDNFASNEIIVSGLTAAQIWAQLDDTTLWPGYYSNVADIHFHDGSGPTLSANARFSFSTFGFPIEAQITEYVPPVAGQAARVAWHGWAEGDATTRLDVIHAWLFEDLPGGRVRILTQESQKGVPAQELARTLPNPMINGHQEWICGLVKSARGE encoded by the coding sequence ATGAAACAGTCTCTACAGCAAAGCGCAATCGTCTGGCCGGAAGAGTATCTGCCGGGCACCACCGACAATTTTGCCTCCAATGAAATTATCGTCAGCGGCCTGACGGCAGCTCAGATTTGGGCGCAGCTCGATGACACCACGCTGTGGCCGGGCTATTACAGCAACGTTGCCGATATCCATTTCCATGACGGCAGCGGCCCGACCCTCAGCGCCAACGCCCGCTTCAGCTTCAGCACCTTCGGCTTCCCGATTGAGGCGCAGATTACCGAATATGTTCCTCCCGTTGCCGGACAGGCGGCGCGCGTAGCCTGGCACGGCTGGGCGGAGGGAGATGCAACAACGCGTCTTGATGTGATCCACGCGTGGCTGTTTGAAGATTTGCCCGGCGGACGCGTGCGCATCCTCACCCAGGAGTCGCAAAAGGGCGTTCCGGCGCAGGAACTGGCGCGTACGTTGCCCAATCCGATGATTAACGGTCACCAGGAATGGATTTGCGGGCTGGTGAAATCGGCTCGCGGCGAGTAA
- a CDS encoding LysR family transcriptional regulator, whose translation MKSDIRNLDLNLLKALDALLDERSVTRAAARLALTQPAVSGMLTRLRDAFNDPLFIRAPHGMVPTLRAQALAAPVKQLLTDAETLLQPVVFDPLEADFTWTIAATDYALKAVIVPFIAALKPMAPGIRVRIIPESPATLLAQTERGEVDIALLTPHDTPPELHSRALYQEEYVCLLREDHPQANQPLTLDRFCALEHVLVSWQGDSFRGVTDDALAALGRTRRVGLSVSSFLVLPEVLAVSEMIAVVPRRLAKMASGMKIAAPPLAIPGFTKSMAWHERNHRDPAQQWLRELLLQTSQQER comes from the coding sequence ATGAAATCTGATATCAGAAACCTTGATCTCAACCTGCTTAAAGCCCTGGATGCGTTGCTCGATGAGCGCAGCGTGACCCGGGCGGCAGCGCGGCTGGCACTCACCCAGCCGGCGGTCAGCGGCATGCTCACTCGCCTGCGCGACGCCTTTAATGACCCGCTGTTTATCCGCGCCCCGCACGGCATGGTGCCGACGCTGCGCGCCCAGGCGCTGGCGGCTCCGGTAAAGCAACTGCTGACCGATGCTGAAACCCTGCTACAACCGGTCGTTTTCGATCCGTTGGAGGCTGATTTCACCTGGACCATCGCCGCGACGGATTATGCGTTGAAAGCGGTGATCGTGCCATTTATCGCCGCGCTGAAGCCAATGGCGCCGGGTATCCGCGTGCGCATTATTCCCGAATCTCCGGCCACGCTGCTGGCACAGACCGAACGCGGTGAAGTGGATATTGCGTTGTTAACGCCCCACGATACGCCGCCGGAACTGCACAGCCGGGCGCTGTATCAGGAAGAGTATGTCTGTCTGCTGCGCGAAGACCATCCACAGGCCAACCAGCCGCTAACGCTAGACCGTTTCTGTGCGCTGGAACATGTTCTGGTTTCATGGCAGGGCGATAGCTTTCGCGGCGTGACCGACGACGCACTGGCGGCGCTTGGTCGGACCCGGCGAGTAGGATTGTCGGTCAGCAGTTTTCTGGTGTTGCCGGAAGTGCTGGCGGTGAGTGAAATGATTGCCGTAGTACCACGCAGGCTGGCGAAAATGGCCAGCGGCATGAAAATCGCTGCTCCGCCGCTAGCGATCCCCGGTTTTACCAAAAGTATGGCCTGGCACGAACGCAATCATCGCGACCCGGCTCAACAGTGGCTGCGGGAGCTGCTGCTGCAAACCAGCCAGCAGGAACGATAA
- the tisB gene encoding type I toxin-antitoxin system toxin TisB: MCSLTTGDARMGGMDIIILILKLMVAVLQLLDAVLKQFR; the protein is encoded by the coding sequence TTGTGCTCCTTAACCACAGGAGACGCGCGTATGGGCGGAATGGATATTATTATTTTGATCCTGAAACTCATGGTTGCTGTGTTGCAACTACTTGATGCAGTCCTGAAACAGTTCCGCTGA
- the uhpC gene encoding MFS transporter has protein sequence MFAFLKAPPDAAPVSDKRELDERYRYWRRHILLTIWLGYALFYFTRKSFNAAVPEILASNVLTRSDIGLLATLFYITYGLSKFLSGIVSDRSDARYFMGLGLIATGVVNILFGFSTSLWAFALLWALNAFFQGWGSPVCARLLTAWYSRTERGGWWALWNTAHNVGGALIPMVVGAAALHYGWRAGMTIAGCLAILAGLYLCWRLRDRPQAVGLPAVGDWRHDALEIAQQQEGAGLTRKEILTRYVLANPYIWLLSLCYVLVYVVRAAINDWGNLYMSETLGVDLVTANSAVTMFELGGFIGALVAGWGSDKLFNGNRGPMNLIFAAGILLSVGGLWLMPFASYVMQAACFFTTGFFVFGPQMLIGMAAAECSHKEAAGAATGFVGLFAYLGASLSGWPLAQVMDIWHWTGFFVVIAIAAGISALLLLPFLNAQAPRTASEA, from the coding sequence ATGTTTGCCTTTTTAAAAGCGCCGCCGGACGCCGCGCCAGTTAGCGATAAACGCGAGCTGGACGAGCGCTATCGTTACTGGCGTCGGCATATCCTGCTTACCATCTGGCTTGGCTATGCGCTGTTTTATTTTACCCGCAAAAGCTTTAATGCCGCGGTTCCTGAAATTCTTGCCAGCAACGTGCTGACCCGCAGCGATATCGGCCTGCTGGCCACGCTATTTTACATCACTTACGGGCTGTCGAAATTTCTCTCCGGTATCGTCAGCGACCGCTCCGACGCCCGCTATTTTATGGGGCTGGGACTCATCGCCACCGGCGTGGTGAATATTCTGTTCGGTTTTTCCACCTCGCTGTGGGCTTTCGCGCTGCTGTGGGCGCTGAATGCCTTCTTCCAGGGCTGGGGCTCGCCGGTCTGCGCCCGGCTGCTGACGGCCTGGTATTCGCGGACTGAACGCGGCGGCTGGTGGGCGCTGTGGAATACCGCGCATAACGTCGGCGGCGCGCTGATCCCGATGGTGGTGGGGGCGGCGGCGCTGCATTACGGCTGGCGTGCGGGGATGACGATTGCCGGCTGTCTGGCAATCCTCGCCGGACTGTATTTGTGCTGGCGGCTGCGCGATCGCCCGCAGGCGGTGGGGTTACCCGCCGTGGGCGACTGGCGTCACGATGCGCTGGAAATCGCCCAGCAGCAGGAAGGCGCTGGGCTGACGCGCAAGGAGATCCTGACCCGCTACGTGCTGGCCAATCCCTATATCTGGCTGCTGTCGCTGTGCTATGTGCTGGTGTACGTGGTACGGGCGGCAATTAACGACTGGGGCAATCTGTATATGTCGGAGACGCTCGGCGTCGATCTGGTGACCGCTAACTCGGCGGTGACCATGTTTGAGCTGGGCGGTTTTATCGGCGCGCTGGTGGCGGGGTGGGGCTCGGATAAGCTGTTTAACGGCAATCGCGGGCCGATGAACCTGATCTTCGCCGCCGGAATTTTGCTGTCGGTTGGCGGGTTGTGGCTGATGCCGTTCGCCAGCTATGTCATGCAGGCGGCCTGCTTCTTCACCACCGGGTTCTTCGTCTTCGGCCCGCAGATGCTGATCGGCATGGCGGCGGCGGAATGTTCGCATAAAGAAGCCGCTGGGGCGGCAACCGGGTTTGTCGGCCTGTTCGCTTATCTTGGCGCCTCGCTTTCCGGCTGGCCGCTGGCGCAGGTGATGGATATCTGGCACTGGACCGGATTCTTCGTGGTGATTGCGATTGCCGCCGGCATTTCCGCGCTGCTGCTGTTGCCGTTTTTAAACGCGCAGGCGCCGCGTACCGCCAGCGAAGCGTGA
- the ilvB gene encoding acetolactate synthase large subunit: protein MASSGTTSNTMRFTGAQLVVHLLERQGITMVSGIPGGSILPIYDALSQSTQIRHILARHEQGAGFIAQGMARTEGKPAVCMACSGPGATNLVTAIADARLDSIPLVCITGQVPASMIGTDAFQEVDTYGISIPITKHNYLVRDIAELPQVISDAFRIAQSGRPGPVWIDIPKDVQSATIELETLPEPGERAPAPAFAPESVREAAAMINAAKRPVLYLGGGVINAPQPIRELAEKGNLPTTMTLMALGMLPKAHPLSLGMLGMHGARSTNFILQEADLLIVLGARFDDRAIGKTEQFCPNAKIIHVDIDRAELGKIKQPHVAIQGDVAEVLAQLIPQIEAQPRDEWRQLVADLQREFPCAIPQESDPLSHYGLINAVAACVDDEAIITTDVGQHQMWTAQAYPLNRPRQWLTSGGLGTMGFGLPAAIGAALANPQRKVICFSGDGSLMMNIQEMATAAENQLDVKIILLNNEALGLVHQQQSLFYQQGVFAATYPGMINFMQIAAGFGLQTCDLNNEADPQAALQAIIDRPGPALIHVRIDAQQKVYPMVPPGAANTEMVGE, encoded by the coding sequence ATGGCAAGTTCGGGCACCACATCAAACACAATGCGCTTTACCGGCGCGCAGCTGGTTGTTCATTTACTGGAACGCCAGGGTATCACTATGGTTAGCGGCATTCCGGGCGGCTCCATCCTGCCTATCTATGATGCCTTAAGCCAAAGCACGCAGATCCGCCATATCCTGGCGCGCCACGAGCAGGGCGCGGGCTTTATCGCCCAGGGAATGGCGCGTACAGAAGGCAAACCGGCGGTCTGTATGGCCTGCAGCGGCCCGGGGGCGACGAATCTGGTGACGGCGATTGCCGATGCCCGCCTGGACTCGATTCCGCTGGTCTGCATTACCGGCCAGGTGCCAGCCTCGATGATCGGTACCGACGCTTTCCAGGAAGTCGATACCTACGGCATCTCTATCCCCATCACTAAGCATAACTATCTGGTGCGCGATATCGCCGAGCTGCCGCAGGTGATCAGCGACGCCTTCCGTATTGCTCAGTCCGGGCGTCCCGGGCCGGTGTGGATAGACATTCCTAAGGATGTGCAGTCGGCGACGATTGAACTGGAAACGCTGCCAGAGCCGGGAGAACGCGCCCCGGCCCCGGCATTCGCGCCTGAAAGCGTGCGTGAGGCGGCGGCGATGATCAACGCGGCGAAGCGTCCGGTGCTCTATCTGGGCGGCGGGGTGATTAACGCGCCGCAGCCGATTCGCGAGCTGGCGGAAAAAGGCAACCTGCCGACCACCATGACCCTGATGGCGCTGGGCATGCTGCCGAAAGCGCATCCGCTGTCGCTGGGGATGCTGGGGATGCACGGCGCGCGCAGTACCAACTTCATTCTGCAGGAAGCGGATTTACTGATTGTTTTAGGCGCGCGTTTTGATGACCGGGCGATTGGCAAGACCGAACAGTTTTGCCCGAATGCGAAAATTATCCACGTCGATATCGACCGCGCTGAGCTGGGCAAAATCAAGCAACCGCACGTGGCGATTCAGGGCGATGTGGCGGAGGTCTTGGCCCAGCTTATTCCGCAAATTGAGGCGCAGCCGCGTGATGAGTGGCGCCAGCTGGTGGCTGATTTACAAAGAGAATTCCCCTGCGCCATCCCGCAGGAAAGCGATCCGCTCTCCCATTACGGCCTGATTAACGCCGTGGCCGCCTGCGTTGACGATGAGGCGATCATTACCACCGATGTGGGCCAGCATCAGATGTGGACGGCGCAGGCCTATCCGCTCAACCGTCCGCGCCAGTGGCTGACTTCCGGCGGTCTCGGTACCATGGGCTTCGGCCTGCCGGCGGCCATCGGCGCGGCGCTGGCGAATCCGCAGCGCAAGGTTATCTGCTTCTCCGGCGATGGCAGTCTGATGATGAATATTCAGGAGATGGCCACCGCCGCTGAAAATCAGCTGGATGTCAAAATTATCCTGCTGAACAACGAAGCGCTGGGGCTGGTGCATCAGCAGCAGAGCCTGTTCTATCAGCAGGGCGTTTTTGCCGCCACCTATCCGGGGATGATTAACTTTATGCAGATCGCCGCCGGTTTTGGTCTGCAAACCTGTGATTTAAATAACGAAGCCGATCCGCAGGCGGCGCTGCAGGCGATCATCGACCGTCCGGGGCCGGCGCTGATCCACGTGCGCATCGACGCGCAGCAGAAAGTGTATCCGATGGTACCGCCGGGTGCGGCCAATACTGAAATGGTGGGGGAATAA
- the ilvN gene encoding acetolactate synthase small subunit, translating to MQKQCDNVILELTVRNHPGVMTHVCGLFARRAFNVEGILCLPIQGSEHSRIWLLVNDDQRLGQMISQIEKLEDVTKVARNQSDPTMFNKIAVFFE from the coding sequence ATGCAAAAACAATGTGATAACGTCATTCTGGAACTCACCGTCCGCAACCACCCCGGCGTCATGACCCACGTCTGCGGTCTATTTGCCCGCCGGGCGTTTAACGTCGAAGGCATTCTCTGTCTACCGATTCAGGGCAGCGAACACAGCCGTATCTGGCTGCTGGTAAACGACGATCAGCGTCTCGGGCAGATGATTAGCCAGATTGAAAAGCTGGAAGATGTCACTAAAGTGGCGCGCAACCAGTCCGATCCCACCATGTTTAACAAAATTGCGGTGTTCTTCGAGTAA
- the uhpB gene encoding signal transduction histidine-protein kinase/phosphatase UhpB, with amino-acid sequence MLSVIGCAFIFSAAWFCLWSISLHLVERADLAVLLFPFGLRLGLMLQCPRGYWPVLLGAEWLLIFWLAQEVALAHPIILVTGSLLTLLPVALISRYRHQRDWLTLLRQGGALIAAALLQSLPWLAQGSEGLTALLLTLTGGLTLAPTCLVIWHYLTSTVWRPLGPALVAQPVNWRGRHLIWYLLLFTISLWLQLGLPAELSRFTPFCLALPIIALAWHYGWQGALIATLMNAIALIASQTWHDHPVDLLLSLLAQSLTGLLLGAGIQRLRELNQSLQKELARNRRLAERLLETEESVRRDVARELHDDIGQTITAIRTQAGIVQRLAPGNASVRQSGQLIEQLSLGVYDSVRRLLGRLRPRQLDDLPLEQAIRSLMREMELEDRGIVSHLEWRINEAGLSENQRVTLFRVCQEGLNNIVKHASASAVTLQGWQQDGRLMLVLEDDGCGLPPGSNLQGFGLTGMRERVTALGGTLTISCTHGTRVCVNLPLRYA; translated from the coding sequence TTGCTGTCGGTGATCGGCTGCGCCTTTATCTTCTCCGCAGCCTGGTTTTGCCTGTGGAGTATCAGTCTGCATCTGGTGGAACGCGCGGATTTAGCGGTGCTGCTGTTTCCCTTTGGCCTGCGTTTAGGGCTGATGCTGCAATGCCCGCGCGGCTACTGGCCGGTGCTGCTGGGAGCCGAGTGGCTGCTTATCTTCTGGCTGGCGCAGGAAGTGGCGCTGGCGCACCCGATAATATTGGTGACCGGAAGTCTGCTGACCCTGCTACCGGTGGCGTTGATTTCACGCTATCGCCATCAGCGCGACTGGCTGACGCTGCTGCGCCAGGGCGGAGCGCTGATCGCCGCCGCGCTGCTGCAATCGCTGCCGTGGCTGGCGCAAGGGAGCGAAGGATTGACCGCGCTACTGTTAACGCTGACCGGTGGTCTGACGCTGGCGCCGACCTGCCTGGTTATCTGGCACTATCTTACCAGTACCGTCTGGCGGCCACTGGGGCCGGCGCTGGTGGCGCAGCCGGTCAACTGGCGTGGGCGGCATCTGATCTGGTACCTGCTGTTATTCACCATTAGCCTGTGGCTGCAGCTTGGGCTGCCCGCCGAGCTCTCCCGCTTTACCCCTTTTTGTCTGGCGTTGCCGATTATCGCTCTCGCCTGGCACTACGGCTGGCAGGGGGCGCTGATCGCCACCCTGATGAACGCCATCGCGCTGATTGCCAGCCAGACCTGGCACGATCACCCGGTTGATTTATTGCTTTCCCTGCTGGCCCAGAGCCTGACCGGGCTGCTGCTGGGGGCGGGGATCCAGCGATTGCGCGAGCTGAACCAGTCGCTACAGAAGGAGCTGGCGCGAAATCGGCGGCTGGCGGAACGCCTGCTGGAAACGGAAGAGAGCGTGCGCCGTGACGTGGCGCGCGAGCTCCATGATGATATTGGCCAGACTATCACGGCGATTCGCACTCAGGCGGGGATCGTCCAGCGGCTGGCGCCGGGCAACGCCAGCGTACGCCAGAGCGGCCAGTTGATAGAACAGCTGTCGCTGGGGGTTTACGACTCCGTACGAAGGCTGCTTGGTCGTCTGCGTCCGCGCCAGCTTGACGATCTGCCGCTGGAGCAGGCGATACGTTCGTTGATGCGCGAAATGGAGCTGGAAGACCGCGGCATCGTTAGCCACCTTGAATGGCGGATTAACGAGGCGGGACTGAGCGAAAACCAGCGCGTGACGCTGTTTCGCGTTTGCCAGGAGGGGCTGAATAATATCGTCAAGCACGCCAGCGCCAGCGCCGTCACCCTCCAGGGCTGGCAGCAGGATGGGCGATTGATGCTGGTGCTGGAAGATGACGGTTGCGGCCTGCCGCCGGGCTCGAATCTGCAGGGGTTCGGCCTGACCGGCATGCGTGAACGCGTGACCGCCCTGGGCGGTACGTTAACTATCTCCTGCACACATGGTACCCGCGTGTGCGTCAATTTACCGCTGCGTTACGCCTGA
- the uhpA gene encoding transcriptional regulator UhpA: MTIIALIDDHLIVRSGFAQLLGLEADFQVVAEFGSGREALAGLPGRGVQVCICDISMPDISGLELLSQLPKGMATIMLSVHDSPALIEQALNAGARGFLSKRCSPDELIAAVRTVAAGGCYLTPDIAMKLAAGRQDPLTKRERQVAEKLAQGMAVKEIAAELGLSPKTVHVHRANLLEKLGVSNDVELARRMFDSWQ, translated from the coding sequence ATGACTATCATCGCCCTTATTGACGATCATTTGATTGTCCGCTCCGGTTTTGCACAGCTGCTGGGGCTGGAAGCTGATTTTCAGGTTGTTGCCGAATTTGGTAGCGGCCGCGAGGCGCTGGCGGGGCTACCGGGGCGCGGTGTACAGGTCTGTATCTGCGATATCTCAATGCCGGATATTTCCGGGCTGGAGCTGCTCAGCCAGCTGCCGAAGGGGATGGCGACCATCATGCTGTCGGTGCACGATAGCCCGGCGCTGATCGAGCAGGCGCTGAACGCCGGCGCGCGCGGCTTCCTGTCGAAACGCTGTAGCCCGGATGAACTGATCGCCGCGGTGCGCACGGTGGCGGCGGGCGGTTGCTATCTCACGCCGGATATCGCCATGAAGCTGGCCGCCGGGCGCCAGGATCCGCTCACCAAACGCGAACGCCAGGTGGCGGAAAAGCTGGCGCAGGGGATGGCGGTGAAAGAGATCGCCGCCGAGCTCGGCCTGTCGCCGAAAACCGTTCACGTTCACCGCGCCAACCTGCTGGAAAAACTGGGCGTCAGCAACGACGTTGAGCTGGCGCGCCGCATGTTCGATAGCTGGCAATGA